The stretch of DNA GGCTGGATGGCGGTGGCCAGCACGACGCGCGCGAGGGTGGCCTTCAGGTTCACCGCGACCGGCTCGGGCGGTGCCGACCCGCGGGCGGGCGGGGGGGCATCGAGGCGGACCGGCCTGCCGTTGATGCGAATGGCCGTCACGACCATGCCATCGGTGAGCTGGGCCGGCACCCAGGGCAACGCACGCGGGTTGGAGCCGATGAAGTGGTTGGCGTCGAGGCGCAGGGCGAGCTGGGTGAGCGAGTCCGGGCTGGCGTTGTGCAGCGTGATGGTCTCGCGCCCGCTGAGTCGCTGGGCCGGCACGTCGAGGCGTGCCTGGATGACGTAGTCAGTGCGGAGCTGCCAGTACCTCGGGCCGGGTCGTCCGGACGAGTCGCGGGTGCCGGCGGCGTGGGCGGCGCGGATGGCGTCGGTCATCGGGATGTCGCGCCGGATGGCGCGATCGGGCCAGGTGCGGGGACCGGCCTGCGCCGATGCGGCGCCGGCGGCGGCGGCGGCGCAGGTGGCGATGGCGGCCAGGCAGGCCAGCCTGCGGCGTGCAGTCATGAAGCGGGTCATGCGGAACGGTCGAGGGAAGGTGGCGGTGGCGCAAGAGCAATCTGCGCCGCGGGCTCAGCCCATGGCGGCGAGCACACCCGCCACCGCGCGGATACTGCGCTGGACGTCGGCCTCGGAGGTGCGCCAGTTCACCACGCTGATCCGCATGGCGCGCCGCCCCGCCCAGGTGGTGCCGCTGAAGAACGCCTCGCCGGTGGCGTTGACCGCGGCGATCACGGCGTCCGTGCGGCGATCGTGCGCGGGGCCATCGGCGTGCGGTGCCGGATCGCGGAACCGGACCAGCCCCTGGTTCAGCTCCGACACCCAGACCACCTCGGCATGCGCCAGCGTCCCGATGCCGGTGACGAGCGCGCGGCAGTGGTCGCACGATCGGTCGACCAGGTCGGCCACCCCGTGGCGTCCCAGCTCGCGCAGGGCGGCGACGAGCGGGAAGCCGCGGGCGCGCCGCGACCACTCCGGGTTCCAGTCGATCTGGTGTCGCACCGTGGCATCGACCGAGATGTACGAGGCGCTCACGGTCATCGCCGCGCGATGCGCCTCGCGGTCCCGGACGACGGCGATCCCGCAGTCGAACGGCACGTTGAGCCACTTGTGTGCATCGGTGGCCCAGCTGTCCGCCGCCTCGACGCCGGCGAGCAGGTGGCGACGCCTGGCGCTTGCGCGCGCGACCAGCCCGAACGCGCCATCGACGTGCACCCACGCGCCGGCGGCGTGCGCGATGGGGATCAGCGTCGAGAAGTCGTCGAAGGCGGCGATGTTCAGGTCCGCGGCATCGAGCACCACGATCACCGGGCCGGCGACGCGTGCGAGTGCCGCGCGCAGCGTGTCGGGGGCGATGCGCCCCGCGTCATCGGTCGGCAGCGACTCGACATGGCGGGTGCCGATGCCAAGGAAGCGCACCGCCCGATCGATGGAATGGTGACGGTGCTCACTGGTCAGCACGCGCACCTGTGGCGCACCGGCCAGGCCCTCGTGGTGCACGTCCCATCCCGCGCGCTGCAGCACCGCGTGCCGGGCGGCGGCGAGGCAGGTGAAGTGCGCGAGCTGGCAGCCGGTGGTGAACGCGAACGACGCAGTGCGCGGCAGGTCGAGCAGGTCGAGCACCCAGGCGCCCGCGAGTTCCTCGATCATCGCGGCGGCCGGCGCCGTGGTGTGGATGGCCGCGTTCTGGTCCCACGCGGAGGTGAGCCAGTCGGCCGCGAGCGCTGCGGGGAGCGCGCCGCCCATGACCCAGGCGAAGAAGCGCCCGCCGGCGGAGCCGTGCAGCCCGCCCTCGGTCATGGCGACGAGGTCGTCGATCACGGCCGCGGCCTCGGTGCCGTGCGCGGGCAGCGGCATCGACATGCGGGCGCGGAGGTCTGCGGCGGACACGGTCGCGCCGACGGGGCGCGTGTCGTAGGCCGAGAGCCAGGCCTT from Gemmatimonadaceae bacterium encodes:
- a CDS encoding aspartate aminotransferase family protein — translated: MIPPAELAALDRAIAASKAWLSAYDTRPVGATVSAADLRARMSMPLPAHGTEAAAVIDDLVAMTEGGLHGSAGGRFFAWVMGGALPAALAADWLTSAWDQNAAIHTTAPAAAMIEELAGAWVLDLLDLPRTASFAFTTGCQLAHFTCLAAARHAVLQRAGWDVHHEGLAGAPQVRVLTSEHRHHSIDRAVRFLGIGTRHVESLPTDDAGRIAPDTLRAALARVAGPVIVVLDAADLNIAAFDDFSTLIPIAHAAGAWVHVDGAFGLVARASARRRHLLAGVEAADSWATDAHKWLNVPFDCGIAVVRDREAHRAAMTVSASYISVDATVRHQIDWNPEWSRRARGFPLVAALRELGRHGVADLVDRSCDHCRALVTGIGTLAHAEVVWVSELNQGLVRFRDPAPHADGPAHDRRTDAVIAAVNATGEAFFSGTTWAGRRAMRISVVNWRTSEADVQRSIRAVAGVLAAMG